A segment of the Lolium perenne isolate Kyuss_39 chromosome 3, Kyuss_2.0, whole genome shotgun sequence genome:
GTAGTATCGAAGGTGACaacatcaccgaaatgagcatagTCAATGATCATCTTAGCATCAGCCCAGAAGATATTTGTGATCTTTTCATCGCAGTCTAGCTGTTCATCATGTTGAAATGCGGGGTTCTCTGACTTTCTATCCTTAAAGTACTTAAGCATGGTTCCGGCTTCACCATACATCATCTCCCTTTGACGCTTGGTTCGCAAATGAACAAAACTGACCGCACCTGTTCTGATCCTTTTCCATGGTGTTAGTCTCAGTAGCCATTAGAACCTAGTTTTTCCTTTCTTCCGCAGTTACTCGTGACAGAGATTATTCAGTACAAGAATTCTATTGCATCCGTGTGAATAATGAACTTAAACGGCACTTACATTAAGATTGATATCTTCTTTTTCGTTGCTAGGAGGAGTCCAAATAGGAGATCATTTGCATCTTTTGCAGAACAGCATACACCTTGGAAGCTTGGATGAAGGGCAGAAGAATGAGAGGGGGATGCTAGGAGATCGAGTCCAAAAGGGAGATCATGGGCGCATACCTTGGAGGAGCGGGAGAAGCAGGCAGAGCAATGGAGATCGAACAGATCGCTAAAAACTCTGTGCGTCCTGTTTGGCGCCAATTCTTTAGGCTTAGGAGATTTTCCCTCCACGGGAGTATTAATATGCAGTTTGTTTCCGAATTAGCGGCGCAGTTTGAGGGGAGGAAAGAGAGCCATCGAGTGTTTTTTTTTAGGAAAACGATTCGGGTAACCATACCCGTACGATTAGAACGAAGGGCAGATTCTAATAGCTACAGTACATGTGCTGCGACAACTCAACTGTAGAGGAGCCGAGCCCCAGAGGGAGCGGAGCTAGCCAGAACGCATCAGCTTCTTGGAATAATGACTCTTGACGAGGTCGTTCCTGGGATAATGACTCATTGCTTTTAAAGGCTCACGAACATTTTCGAAACCTCGCAATCTTTTAATTGTACGAAGATTTTTTGATATTGCCAACAACTTTTAAGCCTAGCAAATAATCTGTCTTACGAGCATTTTTTGAAATTTTGCCAAAAAAATAGTAGTAAAAAACGTTTCCGAATCTCGTGAGAAATTTTTAAAATTCTTGCGAACTACTTTTTGAACCGTACGAACATTTCTAAGGCTTGCGGACAATTTTGAAACCTCACAATTGTTTGAATTGTACGAACTTCTCCGAATATCATGAACAATTTGGAAACCTCGTAAACAATTATCTGAACTGTACGAACATTTTTAAGGGCCGCGGACATTTTTTGAATGAATGAATATTAAAAAAACAAAATTAGGAAGCAGAAAAACAGTGAAAATAACAAGAAGGATAATATTGTTTAATCATAGTGTATTGCTTGTCACTCGCATATGCACTTATtaatgttttttttttaaatatgtTTGCCAGTATTGAATGCATGCATTTATCGAAAGAAACGCTCAACAGTGAGCGTCCGTGAAGAAACGAGAGTGTTTGTCGCGGTTCTGCGAGGGCAACACGGGAACGTTTTTTTTTTCAGACAGGAGACGAAAACAGTAAAAGCGAAGGAGCGAGAAGCCGTGAACACGCGAACTGGGCCAAGCCCATACTAGTAACGACGGACGTACGCGTCATATCGCGAAGCCACGCTCTTAGCGTCAAATAGGGAGACCCGATACGCTCGGACCCGGTCGAATTAGAGGAGCACGCGGTCGGCCTATAGGAGCACCCGGATTACCGTGGCGGACGGGCTACCTGCAGCAGCCTACTTGGCGGGCAAGTTTGCCGCGGTACCTGCAATCATATAGTATTAGTCTGAACTCTGAAGCGCTTCATCAGAAGTTCAGACAAGAGGGGAGGGCTTCTACTACGACGCCTATTACGGTGATGTGACATTGAATGAGGCGCACTTCGGACTCATTCAAGCACAAGCTCGAAAGGCTGTTGATGTATGTTATCTATTCAACTCAATTTATCCTACTTTCGTAATTTTTACTTGTTATTTTGTTGACACGCTGTCTACCAGTATGAGCTGTGTCTTAAATCTGAAGAAAATGTCATGTTACTTAACATAAAACGGAGTAACACTGGAGTTCCATTAAAACTTATAGAATTTCAATGTAAATTATATTTCATTTTTTATCATATTTTTCAGAAGTCTTTGCTCATAAACACACATCATCCTACAAAGTGTACAATCAAACTTCCCTAAATACACCACTAGTTTATGTAAAGTTATTTGGATCCGTAATGACAAAACAGAATTGATAATTGACCATCGATATGTTTTCTTCACATTAATTGTTGCAACTTTTCACTAGTCAGTATAAGAAAATAACTTTccgaatggagggagtataattGTATTTACAGCATGAAGGATAACAATTACTATTGATTCTGAAGTTAAAAACACAGTGATGTGATTTATTAAAACTTAAGTGAATTCCTATATTTTTTTTTAGTATATTGTCACGTAGCATCGTAACCGTAAACACACTCTAGCAATTAAGAAGTTAAAGTTGGATTTTACTTTAATTTGACTCTTAAGTTTGTCATGACAAGCAATATTCTGATTGGAAATTTGGAGTCTGACATAACTGAAGTGCAAAATGGTCACCTGATGCAGGAAAAGCAGCCATTTGAACGCATTAAGGTCTCTAGGGTGGAAGCTCTTGAAATGTTTGCTGAAAACCAATTCAAGGTTGAAATCATCAAGGAATTGCCCGAGGACTTGGCGATCACAGTGTACAGGTGTGGTGATTTGGTAGACCTCTGTCGTGGCCCGCACATCCCGAATACTTCCTTTGTCAAAGCCTTTGCCTGCACCAATGCTTCGTCATCATACTGGAGAGGGAAAGCAGAGCGTGAGAGCCTGCAGAGAGTTTATGGAGTTTCTTTTCCTGATTCCAAACGCCTCAAAGATTACAGCGATATGATGGAGGAGGCTCAGAGAAGGGATCATAGGAAACTAGGGCAGAAGCAGGAGCTCTTCATTTTCAATCCAGTCAGTCCTGGATGCTGCTTCTTCCTTCCACATGGTGCTAGAATACTTAACAAGTTGAAGACATTTATGCAGCAGGAGTACTGGGAGAGGGGCTACGAGGAGGTCGTGACCCCAAATGTTTACAACATGAGCCTGTGGGAGACCTCTGGGCATGCTGCGAACTACAGGGAAAACATGTTTGTTTTCGAGGTTGACGGGCAGGAGGTTGGTCTGAAGCCAATGAACTGTCCTGGCCACTGCGAGATCTTTCGCCACAGGACTCGTTCGTACAGAGAGCTGCCACTCCGCATGGCGGATTTCGGTGTGCTTCACAGGAACGAGGCTAGTGGTGCACTGACGGGCCTGACACGAGTTAGGAGGTTCGTGCAGGACGACGCTCATATCTTCTGCAGGGAGAGCCAGGTCAAGGATGAGGTTGAGGGTGTCCTGAAGTTTATCGATGATGTTTACAAAATATTTGGGTTTGAATATGAGCTGGAGTTATCCACAAGGCCAGAAAACTATTTAGGTGATGTTGAAACCTGGAACAGGGCGGAGCATCAGCTGAAAGAAGCCCTGACGGCGTCTGGGAAGCCATGGAAGGTTAATGAAGGGGATGGCGCTTTCTATGGCCCGAAAATTGATATCGGCGTGTTCGATGCCCTCAAAAGGAAGTTCCAGTGTGCGACTCTGCAGCTGGATTTCCAGCTGCCCATCAACTTCAAGCTGACCTATGCCCCCGAAGAGCAAGGCAAGCTCGAGAGGCCCGTTATGATCCACAGGGCGATCCTTGGATCTTTTGAGAGGATGGTCGCCATTCTATTGGAGCATTACGGTGGTAAATGGCCACTGTGGCTGAGTCCTCGCCAAGCTATTGTCTGCCCTACCGCCCCTAAACCAGAATCTGGGTATAACAAGGAGGCTATACTGGAGTATGCAAAGGAGGTTCGTGGTAAGATGCACAAAGCTGGGTTCTATGTTGACGTCGACATGACTGACGAAACATTCAACAAGAAGGTGGCGCTGGCTCAGGCAGCCCAGTACAACTATATTCTTGCCGTGGGCCCAACGGAGGTGAATTCTGGGGAGGTCACCATTAGGGTGAGAGACAAAAAGGATCAAGCACTATCTACAGTTAGCGTTGATGACGCCATCAGGCGTTTTAGGGAAGAAGTGGCAGCATTCCAATGATATTTTTAGTTCGCATTTCCCTTCTTTTTTCATTTCCTATTTATATTAAGCTTAGTGAACAAGTGTTTCTGGTGTTAGTGTAATGACAAGAGTGGATGTTATGTGTGGAAGTTGTCCCTGTCCTGAATTTGTCATTTTGAATGTTCAGTGAGTGCGCGTTCGGTTAATTTGGTTAATTCGGTTCGGTTTATACGATTATTCGGTTTATACATTTTCAATACTTCGATAAATACGGTTTTATACGAAAATACGGTTAGGTTTCGGTAATAACTATTTAGCTTCGGTtaggtttcggtaataaccaaattAACCAAAGTTGACGCGAATTTTGATTCACACCTAGCGTTTGGCATGAAGTTTCTTCTTTGAGCATTCAGTCAAGTATTGTTTTTGCCATAATTTGTGTGCTTCATACAGTACTAGTAGTATTGTACTCCAGTACATAACAACTACGTGTGCATCTTAATTTCTTGAAGCCACTGTACGTAAAGAAGCTCCATGGCTGCAATCAGGAGCGACGTCCCCTACCAAAGATAGCTATGCTATCAGTCTTGGACAtctaaacaacacaaaagaaaagTGTCAGTTGTCCTTGTCCGCTCTTAGTTTCTCAAGCAAAATAAAGCCGGAGGCTCCTAGCTGCACCACTCCTGCTGCAGCGATGAGGCGTTTCGCCGGCCCGTGAAAAGAGAGTGCGCGAGGCTGCTAGCTTCTACCTGAGCAACTCCGCGTCTGAGCGACTAGTTCGACTAAGGTTAGGGCACGAGTTCACGTCTACTTTGGCTGGGGTCAGTGGGCCAGTCGCTGAAGCTAGACTTTTTCGGTTATTTTCGGTTAAACCACGGTTATTCGGTTTAAAACCGAATTAACTGAGGGATATATGGTTAGCACTTTTGCTAACTGTAACCTTAACCACTAACCATAAAAACTGAAATTTGGTTTCAGTTCGGTTTTTtccggttcggttttcggtttcagttcggttatgtgcagcCGGATAGAATGTCAGTTAATTGTGAAATTCGTGCAGCATATATTGTTTATGACACATAAATTCTCTCACAATTCTGGCATTCATGCATGTTGTGCCAATCGAAAGAACTGAACGTGAACCAGCAGGGGGCCTGCACCTCGCCTCAACTTGCTTGCATGTATCAATTCTTTGAAGGATCGTTCACTTGTTTGAGAACTTAATGTCAGCAACGCGATAGTAACTTTGGTGATCTAATACACTTAAAATGTAGTTGCAGAGATCAAATTTCGTTGATCCATTGTGGTTAGTACTGTATAAATAGAAACATCTGCAGCGAAGGTAACTTTGGGAGCATATTTGACAATTGACATGGATTAGCAATAAGACGACAGAGAACCACAACGGCTCGAAAACTGACGCAGGTGGTGGCGACGACCCATGTCTGTGGAAAGTTCAGCACCATGGGGGCAATATAATATCTCTGGTATAATCCGTCATTCACCCCAGTAGCCGAGGGCGAGCATCCTTAGCTAATGCAGTAATGCTGATAGGTGGcggtgatgatcttgttccttTGACAAAAGAAAACATTCCTAAATGTTGCATGTTCTTTTTTAGTCGAGCTTTCCTAGCAGTATAAACTCTTTATCCCAAGGTTGATTTTTTAAATTAGTCATCATATCTTGAAGCAGGCAAGAATAAAGGATTCGCAAT
Coding sequences within it:
- the LOC127341796 gene encoding threonine--tRNA ligase, mitochondrial 1; its protein translation is MFAENQFKVEIIKELPEDLAITVYRCGDLVDLCRGPHIPNTSFVKAFACTNASSSYWRGKAERESLQRVYGVSFPDSKRLKDYSDMMEEAQRRDHRKLGQKQELFIFNPVSPGCCFFLPHGARILNKLKTFMQQEYWERGYEEVVTPNVYNMSLWETSGHAANYRENMFVFEVDGQEVGLKPMNCPGHCEIFRHRTRSYRELPLRMADFGVLHRNEASGALTGLTRVRRFVQDDAHIFCRESQVKDEVEGVLKFIDDVYKIFGFEYELELSTRPENYLGDVETWNRAEHQLKEALTASGKPWKVNEGDGAFYGPKIDIGVFDALKRKFQCATLQLDFQLPINFKLTYAPEEQGKLERPVMIHRAILGSFERMVAILLEHYGGKWPLWLSPRQAIVCPTAPKPESGYNKEAILEYAKEVRGKMHKAGFYVDVDMTDETFNKKVALAQAAQYNYILAVGPTEVNSGEVTIRVRDKKDQALSTVSVDDAIRRFREEVAAFQ